The Vigna angularis cultivar LongXiaoDou No.4 chromosome 9, ASM1680809v1, whole genome shotgun sequence DNA window TgcgtttctccaaaaatgaccaAAAATGGGCCCAATGGTGCTAAGTCTGCCCAAAAATGCAAATCTGGTccaatcaacataaaaaatcgcaaataaaatataatgctGATGTGgatgaataaaaatgatgtgGCAAATGACGTGACCGCTCTCTTTATGTCccaaaatacattttctaaaattgccctaaaaataataatggaaataaatacgcctagataattcaaattaattaaaagaagaattattggtcaaattaagcacaaataGCAAAATTGAGGAAATATTAGACATTTAAGCATAATTTCCTAATTAAATCTAGTACAAGAAGCTAAgtaaataagagaaaatattgattcatcaaaatatacCACACTTACTCTTTTTCACttttgggcaaaatcaagacgcataACAAGGAACAAATCAAAAGACAACAAGGAAGTGACACAACCTCAAGacacagaaacaaaaagacacacaagtaaacaaacaaatttacacAATGCTCAATGaatttggaaaaataaaatgagtagACAACATCCAACACACAAATAATCAGAGAAACAAGATACTCAAGATAATCATCCATGCAATCCAGACATggcaaaataatcaatcagctcaagaggtgaatagAAGCAAcagaacctcacagatgcactatcattgtatctctcaagtgtctagggtaaataatttcaactgaaaacactcaagaaagcaagcaaCAAATAGACTtagcaagcctctaatatcaacactcaaaataTATGCATTTTCAAATCAAAAGATCTTTTCATTGTTTTAGTAGGGTAAAGGACAAGGGAGGACAAGATATAgatgagaagctacaaaccaaaaataataaaggaGCAATGGAGAACAAGTGAAAATACaatcaaatcacacccaaaacctctaattcaatcttCTTCTTGACTCTATCATTCAAAAAAACAAATTCtgattttttctatcttttcttgtgttgtctctttttatttcttatctctTTTTTTTAGAACATAACTAtagagacaagatacacaacatatttacaaaacaaaacaagaagagaaaCCAACTAGTCAATTCATGAGAATCCCAAGAAATCAAGATAAACATGCAAAATTGTACACAagacacaacaaaaacaacctagaaaagaaaaaacctaaacaaagaaaaatctcccccaatagaccacacttaaactacacaatgtcctcaatgtgtcacaAACATAAgatcaaaaatcaaaacaatcaaaagATCTAGACAAAGTTCAATAAAAGTGAGAAAGGAAGGAGAAAATAAAACTCCCTAAGTCATGGGGAAAGTGAAGCTGGATCGAGCATAGACGTCTCCTCCATAAATGCATCCAACaaagaaagattgttgaggaaAGGCTTCAGTTTGTGCCCATTAACCTAGAAGCTTTTATCTGTGGATGGACTTTGGATCTCAACTGCACCATAAGGATAaacattagaaaaaataaaaggtccAATCCACTTTGACCGTAACTTACCCCCATTAGTCTGAGCCTAGAGTTATACAATAACACTTTCTGCCCAACCTCGAAGTCCTTTCTAACAATTTGAGTGTCATGGAACTTCTTCGTTCTCTCCTTGTAGAACTTCAAGTTTTTATAGGCTTCCAAATGGATCTCATCAAGTTCATTCTGCTGCAACTTTCTTTCCTCTCCAGCGTGATCCATAGAGAAGTTATAGGTCTTCACAACCTAGTATGCATGATGCTCTATCTTAACGGGTAAATAACATGCCTTTCCAAAGACAACCCGATAGGGAGACAACCCTATAGGTGCTTTGTAGGCAATCTTGTGCGCCCAAAGAGTACGTCCAACCTGTTGCTCCAATCCTTTCTGTTGGGCTGGACAATCTTCTCTAAGATCCTCTTTATCTCCCTATTTGAAATTTCGGCTTGCCCATTGGTTTGGGGGTGGTATGGTGTAGAAATTTTGTGCACAACCTCATATTTCTTTAGCAAAGCCTACATTGATCTATTACAGAAATGAGTTCCTTGATCGTTAACAATGGCTCTAGGCCCTCCAAACCTGCAAAAGAAGTGAGATCTATTAAAATCTACAACAACTCGAGCATCATTAGTCTTGGTGGCTCTTGCTTCCACCCATTTCGAAACATAATCAACAGCTAGGAGGaaatatgaaaaactaaaaGAGACAGGAAAGGGACCCATGAAATCAATACCCTAGACATCAAATACCTCAAAGAACAGCATGGGCTGTTGAGGCATTTGTTGTCTCCAAGAAAGTGATCCTCCTACTCTCTGACATGGCTCGCAGGTGCTACAAATTCTCTCTACTTCTTTGAAGATGGTGGGCTAGTAAAATCCGTAGTCATCAAGCACCTTGCGAGTTGTTCTTTGTATTCCTAGAAGACTACCATGTTAGGAAGCATGACAAAATTGCAGGACTGAGTCTATCTCATGATCGGGTATACATCTTCTTGTTACTTGGTCACTGCACGACTTTCACAAATAGGGGTCATCCCATATTTAGTATTTAGCACCATTCTTGATTTTTGCAATTTGAGCTCTAGATGCTAATTGGAGGAAAAACAGAAGCAACTAAGTAATTCACAATGGTTGCAAACCAAGGGGTAAACCAAAATTATCAACAAGCTCTCATCAGGAAAGTCATCTTAAATGGGCAACACATCAGCTTCATCCTCAACTCTTTCAATCCTGTTGAGGTGGTCTACAACCAAATTTTGTGCTCCACTCTTGTCTTGGATTTGCAGATCAAACTCTTGGAGTAGGAGCGTCAATCGAATCAGTCTCGGCTTTGACTCAACCTTCTTTAAGAGAAACTTTAGAGCTACATGGTCAGTAAACACAATAACAGATGAACCAAGCAAATAAGATCTAAACTTATCAAGAGCAAATACAATTGATAATCGCTCTTTcttgtatatatgtatatataatttattttatatagttatgTTAAGCttaaatttgatgttttaatatttattaaaattaagtttgaattttaaaattaactttaaattttaggTATCTTTTCTCTTATCATATAGGATTTTGGTTGATATCCTTATTTGTCTATTGTAAAATGGAAAATATAGTTTAAGTTAATTAATGAATGAATCCATTTGACATgtcttctttattatttattttaaaagagtttttattatatataagtcTAAAAATAATTTGCTACTTTGATGATATTCAATGTCTAAAGAGGCATGTAGTAAGAGGAAATTAAAGCATCAATAAAGATATGTGTACAAAAACTAAAGTCATGTATCTAATTCAGTTtaaagaactttttttttttctttttctttcaagaaAGCAATCTCAATCAAACCAAATCAAGTTATGCGTTtcgatgattttttttttttttacttagaaTTTATATGCAGATATCctgaataaaatcaataaaataaagaaatgaatgttcataatatttattttggtgaCATCACATTTTAAATGGACAATTTATGATGTTccataattaaaagtaattaaaaatctATGAttcattaaatacttttataagtTTTACTTGAAAATAAAACTGGATATTAAAAGTGTTTAATTGACATATTTATTCCATAATAAAGGTAAAACACTTATTAGAGTCtaatacaaaaaaaagttatacaaataaaagaaatattcatCAATGCTAGgttatagttttaaataaaattaattttataaaagtatttataatagtaagaagaatcttataatattacatcatattaattttagtaaaaacatacaaatactttttagaataaaagaatattgCAAAGTATGCTAAATGGCACAACATCATTgttattaaatgagtttaatatctataatttttaaacattaaatatattaatatatatatatatatatatatatatatatatatatatatatattcaattttgtaaCTAAATGACAATGTAAAATATGGTTTTCAATGTCcaaattaaattcttatttgGTATAAGAAGTAGACAAAAATATGTAGAAAAACACATGACAATGATGTATGATtgtgttaaataattattattgttttttatcatCCAAAATAACCCTATTCAATTAAATGTTTATAGATGTTACAtgtattttacaaaaaaaaaatgtacgaCTCCAAAGTTGGTGGACAACTGGGCCTAATACTAGTGAAAAGTACAAGAGTGTTGTTTTTGTTGAGCCCAGACAGGTTTGTATGACTGTGTTCGTGGATATGTCTTGCTTCGTCTCTTTCTTCCACCGGTGACTCTAAAGTACGCACACGTTGTTCTTTCGGCTGAGGCAATTTGGAAAATGGGAGTGGACTATTACAAACTTCTTCAGGTAGATCGAAGTGCCAGCGATGAGGATCTCAAGAAAGCTTATCGAAGGCTTGCTATGAAGTGGCACCCTGATAAGAACCCTAACAATAAAAAGGATGCTGAAGCCAAATTCAAGCAAATCTCGGAAGCTTATGATGTACGATTTCtctcaataaaaaattttcttCGTGCAGTGCCAATTACATATggaaaaaagttaaaacttatatcaaagttttaatgttttttgtcGTTTCTTTCTTACAATATGAACTTTTAGGTgttgaattttgtgttcttgAGAATTGGAATTGTGGGTTTTATGTCGAcgtatatttgtaatttttgtctCCTAATCTCAATGTAATGCCGATTGGATTGTGCAAGCAAAGGGTGAATTTATCAGTGCTTCCATTTCTTTTACTAATTTCTGCAATTTGAAATTTGGGGTATCTAGTTTTGCAGTTTTGAGGTTTTTTCTTGTGATTTGGATCATTGGAATCATGGGTTATGGTGGTGATTTGATTTGTGAATAGGTTTTGAGTGATCCACAAAAGAGGGCAGTGTATGATCAGTATGGTGAGGAGGGATTGAAAGGGCAGGTGCCACCTCCGGGTGCTGGTGGATTTTCCGGTGGCACTGATGGTGGATCAACGACTTTCCGGTTCAACCCTAGAAGTGCAGATGATATATTTTCGGAGTTCTTTGGGTTTTCGAGTCCCTTTGGAATGGGGGATATGGGTGGCCGTGCCGGTCCATCTGGCTTTCCCAGATTTGGGGATGACATTTTTACCTCTTTTAGTAGGAATGCGGCTGGAGAAGGCTCTGTCAATGTGCCAAGGAAAAGTGCACCTATTGAGAGAACCTTGCAATGCAGTTTGGAGGATTTGTACAAAGGGACTACCAAAAAAATGAAGATTTCCAGGGATGTGATTGATGCTAGTGGGTAAGCTATACAGTTTTAACTTGTTACCAACTTCCTTTGCTTCCATTCGTGAACAACATATGAAGTTTCTTGTTGGAATTTTTATTGGATAGATATGACTTGCTAAATTCCCAGTTAGGTTGGATTATTTGCTTTGTACTATATGGTTGTTTGAGTTGGATAATCACTTCTCTCGATAGTTTTGGTAAACTTGAATTTGAAATGTAGGTTCACAGTCTCGTAGCCACAGAGTAATAAACTTTTCTCTAATAAAGTGCTGAATAAATTCTGTTATTCACGATTTCTTTTATGTATATGAAGATCTGTAACTCGTAGTACTTGAGTTGGATCTGCCTATTTTCTTGGAATACACTGTTTCCTTGAagaatattcttaattttttatgtgaatatATATGGCACAGTACTTTGTTATCATTGTGTTAGTAATTTAATCCAAAAAGAGATAGAAATTACGTGTTATTCATTCAAAATGAAAGGTAGTTAGTTATGCTGTATGACTTCTTGGACATATTTTATCTTGTATTAGTTTCCTTTCCTATCATTCTTCATGCAAACATAAAGGATTTTTGTGGCGGATTCTAAGAGTTATAGATTATCATTACTATGATGTTTTGTCATTTTCTGTTCAGTAGGCTGGAAAACTGTTGCTAAATATGCAAGTTCTACGTATtatcttgttttttatttttactagaTCATGTGCATCCTATAGCTTGCTGCCTTTGTTGGTCCATATTATTTGGTATGCTCATAAGCACCAAAGAAATGCCATCTGTGTTCATAAGTGCAAAATTCAAGGAGATCTGAGTGTTCTTTTTCAAAGATTCATCTTTGTGCTGTTTTAATCTGGAAGGGCTTGTTAACTTTTTATCTGTATTGAGAAAATACCACTGTGTTAAAGGTTTCAATACCCAAAAATATCCAGGGGAATGAATCTACTAGTAAGATGGGGATGTTAAATATCGAGGTTAACCTGGAAATGTGGAAAAGGGATAGTTGCTTTGTTTATTGACATAGAATAAATGAACGGGAATTTAGCCATAAAATATTCAGTTTAACTCCATTCTTAGTGAAAGAAGAGGCAATTTAAGATAGTATATTgcttgatagaaaaaaaaaactgagtaTCAATACTATATGTATTGATGGTGTTATTCTCCAATCAAATTGGTGTTGTAT harbors:
- the LOC108318757 gene encoding uncharacterized protein LOC108318757; the protein is MGVDYYKLLQVDRSASDEDLKKAYRRLAMKWHPDKNPNNKKDAEAKFKQISEAYDVLSDPQKRAVYDQYGEEGLKGQVPPPGAGGFSGGTDGGSTTFRFNPRSADDIFSEFFGFSSPFGMGDMGGRAGPSGFPRFGDDIFTSFSRNAAGEGSVNVPRKSAPIERTLQCSLEDLYKGTTKKMKISRDVIDASGRPTTVEEILTIEIKPGWKKGTKITFPEKGNEQRGVIPADLVFIIDEKPHGVFKRDGNDLVLTQKISLVEALTGYTAQLTTLDGRNLTVTTNSIISPTYEEVIKGEGMPIPKEPSKRGNLRIKFNIKFPSRLTSEQKTGIKRLLTSP